DNA from Pseudoalteromonas sp. MEBiC 03607:
ATAAACAAGGGGTTTTTGTTGACGGCTTAACGAAAGCTCAGCTTAACATGATTGTTCCAGCGGCTATTGGTTTAACAGTCGTAAGGTTGATGATAGACCCTAACAGTAGTGTATTTATGTACGCGATTGTCGAGCCTATAAATTGGCTAGCAGCTTTAGCTATGGCCATTTGCTATTGCCATATCATTGTAAAAATAGTTAAAAATAAATCCAGTAAATGGTTACTGCTACAGCAGGCTGGACGCATGTCATTGACTTTATATCTGATGCAAACAGTAATATTTATACTGTTTTTTAAAGTTGCATTCTCAAGCGCTGCACTTAATTTCGATCGAATAGATTATTGGTTGGTTATTGCGGGTGTGCTTGTTTTTCAATTGGTATTTTGTAAAGTCTATAGCCAGTACTTTAAACATGGTCCGTGTGAATTAATCTGGCGAAAATTGTCGAGATAATGTCTCGTATACTACAATAAAAGAAAACAAAACGGAGTGGTTATGCGGACTTGCTGGTTAGTTTTAACATTGCTTTGCTGTTCACCACTTTATGCAGGCGATCAGTTTTCTGTGTTGCTCGTTAATCCATCAGTTAAAACCGACATATTTTGGCAAAAAGTGAGTGATATCATGCACGTGGCTGCCGAGCAAAATAATGTCAATCTCACGACCATTTACGGCGGCGGTAATCGTCATATTCAATTAGCTGAATTAAAACAGTACCTACAATATAACCCCAAGCCAGATTACGCTATCTTGATCAATTACCCAGGTGGTGCTGAGCAGTCAATGACTCTACTTGAGCAGCACAAAGTTAACTTTATAACACTGGAAGAAACCATTGTCGGCGTTGAGCGAGATGAAGTTGGTAAGCCTCGCCAGCGCTTTAAATACTGGTTAGGAGAGGTTTTTCACGATAACTTTAAAGCGGGAGAGCAACTTGGCAAAGCTTTGCTTAATGAGGCAATAGCAGCAAAGCAAACGCCGCATTTTGTTGCGATTAATGGTCATTATGGCTCCGAATCAGATACCCGCAGTGATGGCCTTGTTCATTACTTACGTAAACAAGATGTCGAGCTTGAGCAAGTTGTTTATGCCAACTGGAGCAAGCAAGAGGCAGTGCATAAAGTAAGTCGTTTATTACAACGATATCCAGATACTAATGTAATTTGGTGCGCTTCTGATTTAATGGCACAAGGTGCACTTGAAGCAGTAAAAGAAAAAGCAGAGAAAGCCTATTTTATTGGTGGTATAGATTGGCTTGATGAAAATTTAGACTTGATTGAACAGCAAAAACTCACGGCCAGTGTTGGCGGGCATTTTATGATGGGGGCGTGGGCATTAATAAGCTTAGTCGATCATAAAAATGGTAATCCTTATTGGCAAAACCATAATGCGATTAAGTTTCAACTTGGGGTCATTACACAGCACAATATAAAAAGTTATGGCTGGCTTAGAAATATTAAAGACTGGTCGGTTATCCCCTTTGAAACCTTTTTACTGCAAAACACTAAAAGTAGCGAGTACGCGTTCGATTTTGATACCCTGCATAGTTTATTGAGTGAAAAGCCTAAAAATGCAGCGCTGCACTAAAAGTGCTGCGAAAGAGCCTAGATTCTACCTAGCTTGGCAAAGGCTTCTGGTATAAACTAGCGGCTTTAAAATCCAGACAGAAGTATGCCATGACAGAGTTAAAGCGATTAAATAAATTTATCAGTGAAACAGGTTTTTGTTCACGCCGTGAGGCAGATAAATATATTGAAGAAGGTCGTGTAACTGTTAACGGCAACTTGCCTGAAATGGGCGTAAAAGTCAGCAATGATGATGACGTTCTGATTGATGGTCAGCCATTAAAAGCAAAACCTAAACGAGTTTATATCGCCTATAACAAAGCTGTTGGTATTACTTGTACAACTGAGCGAAAAATTCAAAGTAACATTGTTAAAGCGGTTAACTACCCAGAGCGTATTTTCCCAATCGGACGCTTAGATAGGCCTTCAGAAGGCTTGATTTTTTTAACCAACGAAGGCGACATCGTTAATAAAATCCTGCGTGCTGGTAATAATCATGAAAAAGAATACGTAGTGACAGTTGATAAACCGCTAAACCGCCAGTTTGTTAACAAGATGGCAAACGGTATTCCTATTCTTGATACTGTTACTAAAAAGTGTAAGGTAAAACAAACTGGCCCACAGCAATTTACCATTGTGTTAACACAAGGCTTAAACCGCCAAATTCGCCGCATGTGTGAATATTTAGGTTATGAAGTGGTGACTCTTAAACGCACACGTATCATGAACGTTACCCTAAAAGGTTTAAAAGTAGGGCAGTGGCGTCATTTAACTGAGCAAGAAATGGCAGAGATCAATAACTCAATTGCCGACTCAGGTAAAACAGAAGAGCGCTCAATTGATGAAAATAAACAGCCAACCCAAGCCCGCGGCAAGCAAAAACCACGTAATGAAGAAGAAAAAAAGCGCGATTTTTCTAAATACGTGAAAAAAGCACGCAATGATGCCAAACAAGGTCAATCAAGATCAAAGGCTGGCATTTCGCACTCAGCAAAACCAAATCAAACGAAACGTAGCGGCACCAAACGCACAGGTACATTAAGCCTGAAAAAGTAAGCTTGAGCTTTTAAAATTGTAGTGTTTGAATAGCTTTTTATGCTGTGGCGGTTTTAGTTACCAGTTATTCTAATAAAGAAAAAGCCCTAACAGTTTGCTGTTAGGGCTTTTGGTTGAGAGTCAATCTGTATTAATTAGCGTGACGCTGTTTAGGTACTTTGATCTTAAACAGCATGGTATAAAGCACAGGCACAACAATCAGGGTCAGCACTGTGGCAAAACCAAGGCCAAACATAATGGTTACCGCCATTGACTGGAAGAACACGTCAAATAGCAGTGGGATCATGCCTAAAATAGTAGTAATTGCGGCCATCGCTACAGGACGCACACGACTTACACCAGAATCGAATACCGCTTTATAAGGGTCTTTCCCGCTATCGAGTTCAAGGTTAATTTGGTCAACTAACACAATGCCGTTTTTGATGAGCATGCCGCTTAAACTAAGTAAGCCAAGCAGTGCCATAAAGCTAAATGCTGCATTCATTAGTAATAAACCTGCCGATACACCAATGATTGCTAACGGCACCGTCGCCCATATTACTAATGGTTGCTTAACAGAGTTAAACAGCAGTACTGTGATTGCGAACATGGCTAAATAACCAAGTGGCAATGAACCGAAAATGGCTTTTTGTGCTTTGCTTGACGACTCAAACTCGCCGCCCCATTGCAGTTCATAGCCATTCGGAAGTTTAATGGCTTCTATATCTTTGCGAACACGTGCAAAGAGCTTTGCTGGTGTTTCATCACCAATAACATCGTGGTCGGCCATCACTGTGATGGTACGCTTACGGTCACGTCGCATGATCAAGCTGTCTTCCCACTCAACCACAAAGTCATCAACCACTTGTGTAACGGGTACAAACACACCTAACACAGGGCTGTATATTTGTAAGTCACGCAGGCTTTCAACGTTTAAGCGCTCTTCTGCAGGCGAGCGGGCAATAATGGGCAGCATTTGCGTGCCATCTTTATAAACACCCACTTGCTTACCTGATAAGCTGGTTAACAGCAGCTGATCGAGGTCAGATTTGGCAATCCCTAAACGACGGGCTTTTTGCTCGTTAAACTGAGGACGGATTAACTTAGAGCGTGCTCGCCAATCGTCACGAATGTTAAATGCTCCTGCATCTTGATGCAGAATGTCTTTTGCCTCTTTTGCTAACTGGCGAAGTACCACGGGATCAGCACCAGAAAAACGCGCTTCGATTTTTGCATCAGTTGATGGGCCAATTTCCATACGTTTAACTTTAAGCTGAGCATCAAGTACATGCTCGTGTTGGTAATCACGTACTTTTTTGATCATAGTGGTGACGGCTTCACGGTCTTTTACACGAATAATCAATTGCCCATAAGCTGGGTATGATTTTTCAGGTGCGTAAGTCAGCATAAAGCGAGGCGCACCTTGGCCAACCGTTGTGGTTACTTCTTCTACAAGAGGGTCTGCTTGTAAGAATTTTTCAAGTTTTGCGACGCCATCCATTGTGGTATGAATATCAGCACCTTGTGTATGCCAATAATCAACATAAAACATTGGTGTATTTGATGCAGGGAAAAACGACTGCTTGATAAATTTAAAACCAAACACAGCACTCACAAGCATGATAACCATTAGTAACAATGTGGTTTTACGATAACGCATTGCCGCATGTAACACGCCTTTATAGACATTAAAAATAACACCTTGATAAGGGTCTTCATCATGATGTGGCTGTTTTTCAGTTGCTTGTTTAAACATTAAATCAGCAAAAAATGGCGTCAGGGTG
Protein-coding regions in this window:
- a CDS encoding efflux RND transporter permease subunit, encoding MSFAALAIERKVVSWMFALFLLIGGTVAYFGLGQLEDPEFTLKKAMVITLYPGASPQQVEEEVTFPIENAIQQLPYVDYVTSISSPGKSQITVEMKSNYRKQDLRQIWDELRRKINDQAASMPSGVYPSKIMDDFGDVYGVMYAVTGDGYSYDELKDYVDYLKRELVLVDGVSKVTVGGEQQAQVMVEISTRKLAQLGISPNRIYQLLQTQNSVSNAGKVRVGDESIRLHPTGEFKDVKELENLLISKPGENELIYLGDVAKVFREYAEVPNNIIRYNQQQALLVGVSFSTGVNVVDVGANIDAHLASLEYQRPHGMEINSVYNQPAEVEKSVSGFIISLLEAVAIVIIVLLVFMGFKSGVLIGVILLLTVLGTFIFMKLFAIDLQRISLGALIIALGMLVDNAIVVTEGILINLKRGQTKLQAATNIVDQTKWPLLGATVIAITAFAPIGLSSDASGEFAGSLFWVLFISLLLSWITAITLTPFFADLMFKQATEKQPHHDEDPYQGVIFNVYKGVLHAAMRYRKTTLLLMVIMLVSAVFGFKFIKQSFFPASNTPMFYVDYWHTQGADIHTTMDGVAKLEKFLQADPLVEEVTTTVGQGAPRFMLTYAPEKSYPAYGQLIIRVKDREAVTTMIKKVRDYQHEHVLDAQLKVKRMEIGPSTDAKIEARFSGADPVVLRQLAKEAKDILHQDAGAFNIRDDWRARSKLIRPQFNEQKARRLGIAKSDLDQLLLTSLSGKQVGVYKDGTQMLPIIARSPAEERLNVESLRDLQIYSPVLGVFVPVTQVVDDFVVEWEDSLIMRRDRKRTITVMADHDVIGDETPAKLFARVRKDIEAIKLPNGYELQWGGEFESSSKAQKAIFGSLPLGYLAMFAITVLLFNSVKQPLVIWATVPLAIIGVSAGLLLMNAAFSFMALLGLLSLSGMLIKNGIVLVDQINLELDSGKDPYKAVFDSGVSRVRPVAMAAITTILGMIPLLFDVFFQSMAVTIMFGLGFATVLTLIVVPVLYTMLFKIKVPKQRHAN
- the rluF gene encoding 23S rRNA pseudouridine(2604) synthase RluF, coding for MTELKRLNKFISETGFCSRREADKYIEEGRVTVNGNLPEMGVKVSNDDDVLIDGQPLKAKPKRVYIAYNKAVGITCTTERKIQSNIVKAVNYPERIFPIGRLDRPSEGLIFLTNEGDIVNKILRAGNNHEKEYVVTVDKPLNRQFVNKMANGIPILDTVTKKCKVKQTGPQQFTIVLTQGLNRQIRRMCEYLGYEVVTLKRTRIMNVTLKGLKVGQWRHLTEQEMAEINNSIADSGKTEERSIDENKQPTQARGKQKPRNEEEKKRDFSKYVKKARNDAKQGQSRSKAGISHSAKPNQTKRSGTKRTGTLSLKK
- a CDS encoding ABC transporter substrate-binding protein, translated to MRTCWLVLTLLCCSPLYAGDQFSVLLVNPSVKTDIFWQKVSDIMHVAAEQNNVNLTTIYGGGNRHIQLAELKQYLQYNPKPDYAILINYPGGAEQSMTLLEQHKVNFITLEETIVGVERDEVGKPRQRFKYWLGEVFHDNFKAGEQLGKALLNEAIAAKQTPHFVAINGHYGSESDTRSDGLVHYLRKQDVELEQVVYANWSKQEAVHKVSRLLQRYPDTNVIWCASDLMAQGALEAVKEKAEKAYFIGGIDWLDENLDLIEQQKLTASVGGHFMMGAWALISLVDHKNGNPYWQNHNAIKFQLGVITQHNIKSYGWLRNIKDWSVIPFETFLLQNTKSSEYAFDFDTLHSLLSEKPKNAALH